The following coding sequences are from one Humulus lupulus chromosome X, drHumLupu1.1, whole genome shotgun sequence window:
- the LOC133803432 gene encoding eukaryotic translation initiation factor 4G, whose product MSFNQTKPDKSENYNRKPGRPQSSTHLRGPSGAYGRGSGGTAPSPLISRGKKSYHNAQGAQPRANVPNVNTSDSNFSTLRGVQNGAHVQPPLHGASDAPVNVPAAKQAETSASQRNFRVPKAPTSQHATVTCESTATTTPTKAPDDGSKAVTFQFGSISPGFMNGMQIPARTSSAPPNLDEQKRDQARHNSVVVPSLPTPNVPKQQLPRKDPVSVDQLNTHEAHSLPKVKKDVQVSPAPPASQTHKPSGLPMTGISMSIPFHQPQVPMQFGGPNQPIQSQGVPANSLQMPMPLPLQMGNAPPVQPPPMFVPGLQAHPMQHQGMMHQGQNLSFTSQMAQMPPQLSNIGMIAQQYSPQPGGKYSAPRKTTVKITNPKTHEEVRFDKRSDGFLDSGSSGPRSHPNVPPQSQPVQTFPGSHTINYYPTSYNYFSTQSSHPLTSGQIPPSSQAPRFNYPGSQAPQGVTIMNPPALSVNKSGTHMHGVLEPANLEHTRDAHNFISSVPSGTTHVIVRPSAGSVGEKVEAVSINSTTVEKSEMPKPVRLSAEVSSSQSLRDSEISTDRSLRQSKAGSDSIVSKAAVVADSSTATPAAVIVGPQDNSSVPVEPDAAIEQEKKQLRTGFSQSQVGGQSISVSSLPSQTSELCLSLESGASEIMESSPTLTSLVSNKDVSESTEESLSTPRADTTDASVPKAERIIESSSSISSEISGTETAVDKSGSLISKEEKAEKTLSVEPVKQGRQVFEPEETAKSIDISPSETTGVLMDGPGSPCTEYDMVGNKVVESSSEISSNVDTSSSRGDSISNNEVSLPNSGGVEQSQAQVIEPAKHEGGSMESVGGGSVENLSGAEVSVPGACKDRPASELSRTKSTLAKGKKKRKELLQKADAAGTTSDLYMAYKGPEEKKESVVDSEGTSSRTNSNQVTVDVPVEDVALVEKDTGAKSEPDDWEDAADVSKPKLETVDNGEHARLDNDDNKNTLKKYSRDFLLKFRDQFTDVPKNFEITADISDLLLSNVASHLERNSLPSPGRIVDRPGAPRLERRGSGMMEDDRWSKVPSPYGAGRDLRLDIGFVPNAGFRPGPGQVANYGVLRNPRGGQTPVQFVPIGGILSGPMQSLGPQGPMQRNSPDSERWQRSTNFHQRGLIPSPQTQLLMMHKTEKKYEVGKVTDEEQAKQRQLKGILNKLTPQNFDKLFEQVKAVNIDNAGTLRGVIAQIFDKALMEPTFCEMYANFCFHLSGELPDFSEDNEKITFKRLLLNKCQEEFERGEREQEEANKADEEGEEKQSEEEREEKRIKARRRMLGNIRLIGELYKKKMLTERIMHECIKKLLGQHQTPDEEDVEALCKLMSTIGEIIDHPKAKEHIDAYFDWMKTLSNNMKLSSRVRFMLKDAIDLRKNKWQQRRKVEGPKKIEEVHRDAAQERQAQTSRLSRGASISTPRRGPNIDYGARGSSMLSSPSSQISSFRPMPGQVRSFGNSQDVRADERPSFEGRTLSVPLTQRTISDEAITLGPQGGLARGMSIRGPPSMSSASMADVAPNSGDSRRMAAGINGYGSVSDRGYSPSSDHTSRFIPDRFSGQSAYDQSSAQERNINYGGRDLRNTDAFDRSVPNSPPTRGQATTPTQSNPTEKTLPEEHLREKSRTAIKEFYSASDEKEVAQCIKELNSPSFHATMISLWVTDSFEEKDLQRELLAKLLVSLRKSHGDTLSQSQLFKGFESVLSNFEDTVTDAPKAPEYLGRIFAKVITENVASLGEIGKLIRDGGEEPGSLVDAGLAGDVLGNTLEIIRSDKGDSVFKEIIESSNMRLESFRPPEPLKSRILEKFI is encoded by the exons ATGTCCTTCAATCAAACAAAGCCGGATAAGAGCGAGAACTATAATCGGAAACCCGGGCGACCCCAGAGCTCCACTCACCTGCGGGGACCCTCAGGCGCTTACGGTAGGGGAAGCGGCGGGACCGCCCCTTCACCGTTAATAAGTCGTGG CAAGAAGTCTTATCACAATGCACAAGGAGCGCAACCTAGGGCAAATGTACCGAATGTAAATACTTCTGATAGTAATTTTTCAACACTTCGTGGAGTGCAAAATGGTGCCCATGTACAGCCCCCACTACACG GAGCATCTGATGCACCGGTTAATGTCCCAGCTGCTAAGCAAGCTGAAACTTCGGCATCTCAAAGAAACTTTCGAGTTCCGAAGGCACCAACTTCACAACATGCCACGGTGACCTGTGAGAGTACAGCCACCACTACTCCGACAAAAG CTCCAGATGATGGATCAAAGGCTGTAACGTTCCAATTTGGTTCGATAAGTCCGGGTTTCATGAATGGAATGCAG ATTCCTGCTCGTACAAGCTCCGCTCCCCCGAATTTGGATGAGCAGAAACGTGACCAG GCACGTCATAATTCTGTTGTTGTGCCTTCATTGCCTACTCCAAATGTTCCTAAGCAGCAGTTGCCTAGGAAGGATCCTGTTTCTGTTGATCAGCTCAATACACATGAGGCACATTCATTGCCTAAGGTTAAAAAGGATGTGCAAGTCTCTCCAGCACCTCCTGCAAGTCAAACTCATAAACCCTCTGGTCTTCCAATGACTGGCATTTCTATGTCAATTCCATTCCATCAACCCCAAGTTCCAATGCAATTTGGTGGACCCAACCAACCGATTCAATCTCAGGGTGTGCCAGCCAATTCTCTTCAAATGCCAATGCCTTTGCCATTACAAATGGGAAATGCCCCTCCAGTACAGCCACCGCCTATGTTTGTACCTGGTCTACAAGCACACCCAATGCAACATCAGGGAATGATGCATCAAGGACAGAACCTGAGTTTCACATCTCAAATGGCTCAGATGCCACCACAGTTGAGCAACATAGGCATGATTGCTCAGCAATACTCTCCTCAGCCTGGAGGAAAATATAGTGCTCCTCGTAAAACTACTGTCAAGATTACTAACCCAAAGACACATGAAGAGGTTAGGTTTGACAAACGGTCGGATGGATTTTTAGATAGTGGATCATCTGGCCCTAGGTCTCATCCTAATGTTCCGCCTCAATCTCAGCCGGTTCAAACCTTTCCAGGCTCTCATACCATCAATTATTACCCAACCTCCtataattatttttcaactcaaagCTCTCATCCTTTAACAAGTGGCCAGATCCCACCTAGTTCTCAGGCACCAAGATTTAACTATCCAGGTAGCCAGGCTCCCCAGGGTGTAACTATTATGAATCCACCAGCACTATCTGTTAATAAATCTGGTACCCATATGCATGGAGTTTTGGAACCAGCAAACCTGGAACATACACGTGATGCACACAACTTCATCTCATCTGTGCCATCAGGAACAACACATGTGATAGTTAGACCCAGTGCTGGATCTGTTGGAGAGAAGGTAGAGGCAGTGTCAATTAATTCAACCACCGTTGAAAAATCTGAAATGCCCAAGCCTGTAAGGTTGTCTGCGGAAGTGAGCAGTTCTCAGTCTCTCAGAGATTCTGAGATTTCTACAGATAGATCTTTACGACAATCAAAAGCTGGCAGTGACTCAATTGTTTCTAAAGCTGCAGTGGTGGCTGATTCATCTACTGCTACACCTGCTGCTGTTATTGTTGGACCCCAGGACAACTCTTCTGTACCAGTTGAGCCTGATGCAGCTATAGAACAGGAGAAGAAACAGTTGAGAACAGGATTTTCTCAGTCACAG GTTGGTGGACAATCTATTTCTGTGTCAAGCTTGCCTTCTCAGACTTCAGAACTTTGTCTTTCATTGGAAAGTGGTGCATCAGAAATAATGGAGTCTAGTCCAACTCTTACATCTCTGGTGAGTAACAAAGACGTTTCAGAATCAACTGAGGAATCTCTGTCAACTCCCAGGGCTGACACTACTGATGCTTCTGTACCAAAGGCTGAGAGGATTATAGAAAGCAGTTCAAGTATTTCATCTGAAATTTCTGGTACAGAGACTGCTGTTGATAAATCAGGCTCTCTTATTAGCAAGGAAGAAAAAGCAGAAAAAACATTGTCTGTGGAGCCTGTTAAACAAGGTCGGCAGGTGTTTGAACCAGAAGAAACTGCTAAAAGCATTGATATATCACCATCAGAAACTACTGGAGTTTTGATGGATGGACCAGGGAGTCCTTGCACAGAATATGACATGGTCGGTAATAAAGTTGTTGAAAGTTCTTCTGAGATTTCATCTAATGTTGATACCTCTTCTAGTAGAGGTGACAGCATCAGTAATAATGAAGTTTCTTTACCAAATTCTGGAGGAGTGGAGCAGTCCCAGGCTCAGGTTATTGAGCCTGCAAAACATGAAGGTGGAAGTATGGAGAGTGTTGGTGGGGGAAGCGTGGAAAACCTCAGTGGTGCTGAGGTTTCAGTTCCAGGAGCTTGTAAAGATAGGCCCGCTTCAGAATTGAGTAGGACAAAGAGTACTCTTGCCAAAGGGAAGAAGAAACGAAAAGAATTACTTCAGAAGGCAGATGCTGCTGGGACAACATCTGATCTTTATATGGCGTACAAGGGCCctgaagaaaagaaggaaagtgtTGTGGATTCTGAGGGCACTTCTAGCAGGACAAATTCTAATCAGGTTACTGTTGATGTACCTGTTGAAGATGTTGCTCTTGTTGAAAAAGATACAGGGGCTAAATCTGAGCCTGATGACTGGGAAGATGCTGCTGACGTTTCTAAACCAAAGTTGGAAACTGTGGATAATGGTGAACATGCACGGCTTGACAATGATGATaacaaaaatacattaaaaaagtATTCCAGAGATTTTCTCTTAAAATTTCGTGACCAGTTTACTGATGTTCCAAAGAATTTTGAAATTACAGCTGATATATCAGATTTACTACTGAGTAATGTTGCGTCTCATCTTGAACGCAATTCGCTTCCTAGTCCAGGAAGAATTGTTGATAGGCCTGGTGCACCTCGACTAGAACGCCGTGGAAGTGGAATGATGGAGGATGACCGATGGAGTAAAGTGCCAAGTCCTTATGGGGCTGGACGCGATTTGCGCTTGGACATAGGTTTCGTACCTAATGCTGGTTTTCGTCCGGGACCAGGTCAGGTGGCGAATTATGGTGTTTTGAGGAATCCAAGAGGTGGGCAGACACCTGTTCAGTTTGTACCAATAGGAGGGATCCTTTCTGGTCCTATGCAGTCTTTAGGGCCTCAGGGGCCAATGCAAAGAAACAGTCCTGATTCTGAAAGGTGGCAGCGATCCACCAATTTCCATCAGAGGGGTTTAATTCCTTCTCCACAAACTCAGTTACTGATGATGCACAAAACTGAGAAGAAGTATGAAGTGGGCAAGGTTACAGATGAAGAGCAGGCCAAGCAAAGGCAGTTGAAGGGtatattaaacaagttaactCCCCAGAATTTTGACAAGCTGTTTGAGCAAGTAAAAGCTGTTAATATTGATAATGCTGGCACACTTCGTGGTGTTATTGCACAGATCTTTGACAAAGCTCTTATGGAGCCTACTTTCTGTGAGATGTATGCTAACTTTTGCTTTCACCTTTCTGGAGAGTTGCCTGATTTTAGTGAAGATAATGAGAAGATAACTTTTAAGAGATTACTTCTCAATAAGTGCCAGGAGGAATTTGAGAGAGGAGAAAGAGAGCAAGAGGAAGCCAACAAAGCTGATGAGGAGGGCGAGGAAAAACAATCTGAAGaggaaagagaagagaagaggatcAAGGCAAGGAGACGGATGTTGGGTAATATTAGGTTGATTGGGGAGTTGTACAAGAAGAAAATGTTGACAGAAAGAATAATGCACGAGTGCATTAAAAAACTGTTGGGTCAACATCAGACTCCTGATGAGGAAGATGTTGAAGCTTTATGTAAGCTGATGAGCACAATTGGGGAGATCATTGACCATCCAAAAGCCAAGGAGCATATTGATGCGTATTTTGATTGGATGAAAACTTTATCAAATAATATGAAACTATCATCTAGGGTTAGATTCATGTTGAAGGATGCAATTGATCTTAGAAAGAATAAATGGCAGCAAAGGAGGAAAGTTGAAGGGCCAAAGAAGATTGAGGAAGTGCACAGAGATGCTGCTCAAGAACGACAGGCACAAACAAGTAGGCTCAGTCGTGGTGCAAGCATTAGTACACCAAGAAGGGGGCCTAATATAGATTATGGTGCAAGAGGGTCATCTATGCTATCTTCTCCAAGCTCTCAGATTAGTAGCTTCCGCCCAATGCCTGGCCAGGTTCGTAGTTTTGGCAACAGTCAGGATGTTCGAGCAGATGAGAGACCGTCTTTTGAGGGCAGGACCTTGTCTGTTCCCTTAACTCAAAGAACTATTAGTGATGAAGCTATTACCTTGGGTCCCCAAGGTGGTCTAGCAAGAGGAATGTCCATTAGAGGACCGCCTTCTATGTCATCTGCATCAATGGCTGATGTTGCACCGAACAGTGGAGACTCTAGAAGAATGGCTGCAGGTATAAATGGTTATGGTTCTGTCTCGGACCGGGGTTACAGTCCTAGTAGTGACCACACTTCAAGATTTATCCCAGATAGATTTTCAGGCCAATCTGCTTATGATCAGTCAAGTGCGCAAGAGCGAAATATTAATTATGGTGGTAGAGACCTCAGAAATACAGATGCTTTTGATAGGTCTGTTCCAAATTCGCCACCTACACGTGGGCAGGCAACAACTCCCACCCAGAGTAATCCCACAGAGAAGACGCTGCCTGAAGAACATCTGCGCGAGAAGTCAAGGACAGCTATTAAAGAATTTTACAG TGCTAGCGATGAGAAAGAAGTTGCCCAATGCATTAAAGAGTTGAACTCCCCAAGCTTCCATGCGACAATGATATCTTTATGGGTCACAGACTCTTTTGAGGAGAAGGACTTACAAAGAGAACTTTTGGCGAAACTTCTTGTTAGTCTTAGAAAGTCTCACGGTGATACTTTGAGTCAGTCACAGCTCTTTAAAGG GTTTGAATCGGTTCTGTCAAATTTTGAGGATACCGTAACTGATGCCCCAAAAGCACCAGAGTATCTTGGTCGAATCTTTGCCAAAGTTATCACGGAGAATGTGGCTTCTTTGGGTGAGATTGGTAAGTTAATACGTGATGGTGGTGAGGAGCCCGGCAGTCTTGTAGATGCAGGGCTTGCAGGCGATGTTCTTGGAAACACATTGGAGATTATTAGATCTGACAAAGGAGACAGTGTTTTCAAGGAGATTATTGAGAGCTCTAACATGCGTTTGGAATCATTCCGGCCTCCGGAACCCCTAAAGTCAAGAATACTAGAGAAATTCATTTAG